A window of Microbacterium luteolum contains these coding sequences:
- a CDS encoding HAD family hydrolase — protein MTTPLELLVLDMAGTTVLDDGVVEQAFQRAAERTGVADRMPWAEALDHVRVTMGQSKIDVFTHLAGGDVEAAQNATAAFEGAYAEIVAEQGVTEIPGAADAIQGLKDAGLTVVLTTGFAPVTRDALIDGLGWHGLVDLVLSPIDAGRGRPAPDLVLTALLRTQTSSVAAVGVAGDTVSDVESGLRAGAGFVAGVLSGAHDRAALEGARADAVLDDVTDLRDVLADRGLLRAVPAS, from the coding sequence ATGACCACTCCTCTCGAACTCCTCGTCCTCGACATGGCAGGAACCACGGTGCTCGACGACGGCGTCGTGGAGCAGGCTTTCCAGCGGGCGGCCGAGCGCACCGGCGTCGCCGACCGGATGCCGTGGGCCGAGGCCCTCGATCACGTCCGCGTGACCATGGGCCAGTCCAAGATCGATGTCTTCACCCACCTCGCCGGCGGCGATGTCGAGGCGGCCCAGAACGCGACCGCCGCCTTCGAGGGGGCGTACGCCGAGATCGTCGCCGAGCAGGGCGTCACGGAGATCCCCGGTGCGGCCGATGCGATCCAGGGGCTCAAGGACGCCGGACTCACGGTCGTGCTGACCACGGGCTTCGCGCCGGTCACCCGCGACGCGCTGATCGACGGGCTCGGCTGGCACGGACTCGTCGACCTGGTGCTCTCGCCGATCGACGCCGGCCGCGGCCGCCCTGCCCCCGACCTGGTGCTCACCGCTCTGCTCCGCACGCAGACGTCCTCCGTCGCGGCGGTCGGCGTCGCGGGCGACACCGTCAGCGACGTCGAGTCCGGACTCCGTGCGGGGGCGGGCTTCGTCGCCGGTGTCCTCAGCGGCGCCCATGACCGGGCCGCACTCGAGGGCGCGCGAGCGGATGCCGTGCTCGACGACGTCACCGACCTCCGCGACGTGCTCGCCGATCGCGGACTGCTGCGCGCGGTCCCGGCCTCCTGA
- a CDS encoding alcohol dehydrogenase catalytic domain-containing protein: MGTLLIRPPGHRRDVALRPAATAMVWIGEGHPHETIAVPGVALADGDVLVAVEMSTICGSDVHTVQGRRSAPTPLVLGHESVGRVIATGDSGANAVDGTPLRIGDRVVWSVTVSCRSCDRCLHGMPQKCRTLGKYGHDRVGAHGDLTGAFGTHVQLREGTAIVRVPEALPASVLAPASCATATAWAAVSRAGRDHDLDGAAVRIHGAGLVGLSAAAIAAEHGAEVEVLDPNPARRALAARFGAGDLSREPDVVIEASGHAVVDALDGVAIGGTVVLVGSVFPADPVPFDAESIVRRLVTIAGIHNYTGTELAEAVAFLAGRGRAYPFADAVGSVRSLLDIDEALVEAAGPEAPLRIGLVPGR, translated from the coding sequence ATGGGCACACTGCTGATCCGTCCGCCCGGCCACCGGCGCGACGTCGCCCTGCGCCCCGCGGCCACCGCGATGGTGTGGATCGGCGAGGGGCATCCGCACGAGACGATCGCGGTGCCGGGCGTCGCGCTCGCCGACGGCGACGTGCTGGTCGCGGTCGAGATGTCCACCATCTGCGGCTCCGACGTGCACACCGTGCAGGGGCGGCGGTCGGCCCCGACCCCGCTCGTGCTCGGGCATGAGAGTGTGGGGCGCGTGATCGCGACCGGCGATTCCGGGGCGAACGCGGTCGACGGCACCCCGCTCCGCATCGGCGACCGCGTGGTCTGGTCCGTGACGGTCTCCTGCCGGAGCTGCGATCGCTGCCTGCACGGGATGCCGCAGAAATGCCGGACCCTGGGCAAGTACGGCCACGACCGCGTCGGCGCGCACGGCGACCTCACGGGAGCGTTCGGAACCCACGTGCAGCTCCGCGAGGGCACCGCCATCGTGCGCGTGCCGGAGGCGCTGCCGGCATCCGTCCTCGCTCCGGCGTCCTGCGCGACGGCGACGGCGTGGGCGGCGGTGTCGCGCGCGGGCCGGGACCACGATCTCGACGGCGCGGCGGTGCGCATCCACGGAGCGGGTCTCGTCGGTCTGTCCGCCGCGGCCATCGCGGCGGAGCACGGGGCTGAGGTCGAGGTGCTCGATCCGAACCCGGCGCGTCGGGCCCTGGCCGCACGTTTCGGTGCCGGCGACCTCTCGCGGGAGCCCGATGTCGTCATCGAGGCATCGGGGCACGCGGTGGTCGACGCGCTCGACGGGGTCGCGATCGGCGGCACCGTGGTGCTCGTGGGCAGCGTGTTCCCCGCCGATCCCGTGCCGTTCGACGCCGAGAGCATCGTGCGCCGCCTGGTCACCATCGCCGGCATCCACAACTACACCGGTACGGAGCTGGCGGAGGCGGTGGCGTTCCTCGCTGGTCGCGGCCGCGCCTATCCGTTCGCCGACGCGGTCGGGTCTGTCCGTTCGCTGCTCGACATCGACGAGGCGCTCGTCGAGGCCGCGGGACCCGAGGCGCCGCTGCGCATCGGACTCGTGCCGGGACGCTGA
- a CDS encoding FHA domain-containing protein: MNARHIDDRPDEGYTPTTTHAEWGAGNPLLRITRDDERSEFALEADVVRIGSAEGNELRLADTDPVHATITHDERDEYVLTLHGEGEMNANPSADATHDGDATETLRTGARFTAGPWTLVFAREEFADHGRPFGGRKGGEYSDQPLQPPRPDYAAGEAPQSATEPLPEDAASTDAPQSNEPQSAPDRGI, translated from the coding sequence ATGAACGCACGACACATCGACGACCGCCCCGACGAGGGCTACACGCCGACGACCACGCATGCGGAATGGGGTGCCGGCAACCCGCTCCTGCGCATCACGCGCGACGATGAGCGATCGGAGTTCGCTCTCGAGGCCGACGTCGTGCGCATCGGCTCCGCCGAGGGCAACGAGCTGCGGCTGGCCGACACGGATCCCGTGCACGCCACGATCACGCACGACGAGCGCGACGAATACGTCCTGACGCTCCACGGCGAGGGCGAGATGAACGCGAACCCCAGCGCGGATGCCACCCACGACGGCGACGCCACCGAGACCCTGCGCACCGGAGCGCGGTTCACCGCCGGGCCGTGGACCCTTGTCTTCGCGCGAGAGGAGTTCGCCGATCACGGGCGCCCCTTCGGCGGCCGCAAGGGCGGCGAGTACTCCGACCAGCCGTTGCAGCCCCCGCGTCCCGACTACGCGGCAGGTGAGGCGCCCCAGTCGGCCACCGAGCCGCTGCCGGAGGATGCCGCGTCCACCGACGCCCCGCAGTCCAACGAGCCGCAGTCCGCGCCGGACCGGGGCATCTGA
- a CDS encoding ATP-dependent DNA ligase, with protein sequence MGKFVYEGGVKTEIEDRALTHLQLVITAKLRRGEPFPFSWREDASVGGGRTTVWIQPSSSLVFKYFGSRQPSINRAWIEALAFTANAPSGLYLVPEPSDTGEASGSGDAPVSAPV encoded by the coding sequence ATGGGCAAGTTCGTCTACGAGGGCGGCGTGAAGACCGAGATCGAGGATCGCGCTCTCACGCACCTGCAGCTCGTCATCACGGCCAAGCTGCGTCGTGGGGAGCCGTTCCCGTTCAGCTGGCGCGAGGACGCGAGCGTCGGCGGCGGGCGGACCACGGTCTGGATCCAGCCCAGCAGCTCGCTGGTCTTCAAGTACTTCGGCAGCCGTCAGCCCTCCATCAACCGCGCCTGGATCGAAGCGCTCGCCTTCACGGCGAACGCCCCCAGCGGGTTGTACCTCGTGCCCGAACCCTCCGACACGGGCGAAGCGTCGGGTTCGGGAGACGCACCGGTCAGCGCCCCGGTCTAG
- a CDS encoding SDR family oxidoreductase, which yields MADSTSDPRHAHREDGFPAQQQDQPGLTDRTTPTPDHGEESYVGHGRLEGRRALITGGDSGIGRAVAIAFAREGADVAIAHMPEEQADADATLALVREAGRQGLSLAGDVRDETFATDIVAQTRSEFGGLDVLVLNAAYQHDIDGFETLSTERMRRVFDTNLAGLVFTARAAYPDLEPGASIIVTSSIQSSQPSPGLIDYAMTKAAQVAFVTALAEEAGPRGIRVNAVAPGPIWTPLIPATGWDAERLATFGADTPLGRAGQPAELAGTYVHLASTESSYVTGAVIAVTGGKAL from the coding sequence ATGGCCGACAGCACATCCGACCCCCGGCACGCCCACCGCGAAGACGGCTTCCCTGCGCAGCAGCAGGACCAGCCGGGTCTCACGGACCGCACGACACCGACGCCCGATCACGGCGAGGAGAGCTACGTCGGGCACGGGCGCCTCGAGGGGCGCCGCGCCCTGATCACCGGCGGCGACTCCGGCATCGGACGGGCCGTCGCGATCGCCTTCGCCCGCGAGGGCGCCGACGTCGCGATCGCGCACATGCCCGAGGAGCAGGCCGACGCCGACGCGACGCTCGCCCTCGTGCGGGAAGCTGGACGCCAGGGCCTCAGCCTCGCCGGCGACGTGCGCGACGAGACGTTCGCCACGGATATCGTCGCTCAGACGCGCAGCGAGTTCGGCGGCCTCGACGTGCTGGTGCTGAATGCCGCGTACCAGCACGACATCGACGGGTTCGAGACCCTCTCCACCGAGCGGATGCGCCGCGTCTTCGACACGAACCTGGCCGGACTCGTATTCACGGCGCGTGCGGCCTACCCCGACCTCGAGCCCGGGGCGAGCATCATCGTGACGTCGTCGATCCAGTCATCGCAGCCCTCGCCAGGCCTCATCGACTACGCCATGACCAAGGCCGCCCAGGTCGCCTTCGTCACCGCGCTCGCGGAGGAAGCGGGGCCGCGCGGCATCCGCGTCAACGCCGTCGCTCCCGGCCCGATCTGGACGCCGCTGATCCCCGCCACCGGATGGGATGCCGAGCGCCTCGCGACGTTCGGTGCCGACACCCCGCTCGGACGCGCCGGACAGCCGGCGGAGCTCGCCGGCACCTACGTGCATCTCGCGTCGACGGAATCGTCGTACGTCACCGGAGCGGTGATCGCGGTGACCGGCGGAAAGGCGCTCTGA
- a CDS encoding EamA family transporter produces MQKPAASGPLVGVALVVGSCLSLPFGAAVASQLFPALGPWGVTSLRIAIAALLLVVIVRPRPGRWTRSQWLTVILFGVSLAGVNGFFYAAIDRIPLGPAVAIEFLGPLVLAAVLTRRLADAAWVGVALLGMVLLGIDGLVGAEALDPLGVVLVLIAAGFWMMYIRLGARVGALIPGNSGLAMGLVVAAVLLLPVGVPTVPVVAADLQLLLLAAVTAVLASVIPYSFELAALRRLPQRVFGVLLSLEPAFATLAGWLILGQDATPLRLLAVVLVIAASVGTTLGARGGRRGDGASGPFTAPIPLPD; encoded by the coding sequence GTGCAGAAGCCCGCGGCATCCGGTCCCCTCGTGGGGGTCGCACTCGTCGTCGGGTCCTGCCTCTCCCTGCCGTTCGGCGCGGCGGTCGCGTCCCAGCTCTTCCCGGCGCTCGGCCCCTGGGGAGTCACCTCGCTCCGCATCGCGATCGCCGCCCTCCTCCTGGTCGTCATCGTGCGGCCGCGGCCCGGCCGATGGACGCGGAGCCAATGGCTGACGGTGATCCTCTTCGGGGTGTCGCTGGCCGGGGTGAACGGCTTCTTCTACGCGGCGATCGACCGCATCCCCCTGGGTCCAGCGGTCGCGATCGAGTTCCTCGGGCCGCTCGTGCTCGCCGCCGTCCTGACCAGGCGACTCGCGGATGCCGCCTGGGTGGGGGTCGCGCTCCTCGGCATGGTGCTGCTGGGAATCGACGGACTCGTCGGCGCGGAAGCGCTCGACCCGCTCGGCGTCGTCCTCGTCCTCATCGCGGCCGGCTTCTGGATGATGTACATCCGGCTGGGCGCGCGCGTCGGCGCGCTCATCCCCGGCAACAGCGGACTGGCGATGGGGCTCGTCGTGGCGGCCGTGCTGCTGCTCCCGGTCGGTGTTCCGACCGTGCCGGTGGTCGCCGCCGACCTGCAGCTGCTCCTGCTCGCAGCGGTCACCGCGGTGCTCGCATCGGTCATCCCGTACAGCTTCGAGCTCGCGGCGCTCCGGCGTCTGCCGCAGCGGGTGTTCGGCGTACTGCTGAGCCTCGAGCCGGCGTTCGCGACGCTGGCGGGATGGCTGATCCTCGGCCAGGACGCGACCCCGCTCCGGCTGCTGGCGGTCGTGCTCGTCATCGCGGCCAGCGTCGGCACCACGCTCGGTGCGCGTGGGGGACGCCGCGGAGACGGCGCGTCGGGCCCGTTCACGGCACCGATCCCGCTGCCCGACTGA
- a CDS encoding YidC/Oxa1 family membrane protein insertase: MDPFAFPPLAALLNAAYGALVGLSTLLEPLAGASAAALAVVLVTLLVRALLIPVGISQAKAEQTRSRLAPKLRELQRRHKKNPERLQKETLALYREENTSPFAGMLPVLAQAPVIGILYTLFIRTDIAGHANDLLAHDLFGAPLGTSLVSAIFGGTATASTWLVFGALLLVMIAVAEVTRRVFRPTPVEGDDSPMNSPTMLRIASALHYLTAVFAVFVPLAAALYLTVTVIWTLVQRVILRRRFPLAVPVRA, from the coding sequence ATGGACCCCTTTGCCTTTCCCCCTCTCGCCGCCCTCCTGAACGCCGCCTACGGCGCTCTGGTCGGGCTCTCCACGCTCCTCGAGCCCCTCGCCGGGGCATCCGCCGCGGCCCTCGCCGTCGTCCTCGTCACGCTGCTCGTGCGGGCGCTGCTCATCCCGGTCGGCATCTCGCAGGCCAAGGCGGAGCAGACCCGATCCCGCCTCGCCCCGAAGCTGCGCGAGCTGCAGCGCCGCCACAAGAAGAACCCGGAGCGCCTGCAGAAGGAGACGCTCGCGCTGTACCGCGAGGAGAACACCTCCCCCTTCGCCGGCATGCTGCCGGTGCTCGCACAGGCTCCGGTCATCGGCATCCTCTACACGCTGTTCATCCGGACCGACATCGCGGGGCACGCCAACGATCTGCTCGCCCACGATCTGTTCGGCGCTCCGCTCGGCACGAGCCTCGTGTCGGCGATCTTCGGCGGCACCGCGACCGCCTCGACGTGGCTCGTCTTCGGCGCGCTGCTCCTCGTGATGATCGCGGTCGCGGAGGTCACCCGTCGCGTCTTCCGCCCGACGCCCGTCGAAGGAGACGATTCGCCGATGAACTCGCCGACGATGCTGCGGATCGCGTCGGCGCTGCACTACCTGACCGCCGTGTTCGCGGTGTTCGTCCCGCTCGCCGCGGCCCTGTATCTCACGGTGACGGTCATCTGGACGCTGGTGCAGCGCGTGATCCTGCGGCGCCGGTTCCCGCTGGCGGTCCCCGTGCGGGCATGA
- a CDS encoding DUF6412 domain-containing protein, translating into MSEWFGQMLSILATALGLVSMPDAAALGLAVALLAVTALTLAVVLSVRPVTGADEPHPLRAIDVGTLLAQSDPDAAGHPRPREPGVATAA; encoded by the coding sequence ATGAGCGAGTGGTTCGGGCAGATGCTGAGCATCCTCGCGACCGCGCTCGGGCTCGTCTCGATGCCGGATGCCGCGGCCCTCGGTCTCGCCGTCGCCCTTCTCGCCGTGACCGCTCTCACGCTCGCCGTCGTGCTGAGCGTGCGCCCGGTGACCGGGGCCGACGAGCCGCATCCGTTGCGCGCCATCGACGTCGGCACCCTCCTCGCGCAGAGCGATCCGGATGCCGCGGGCCATCCCCGCCCGCGGGAGCCGGGAGTCGCGACCGCCGCGTAG
- a CDS encoding NAD(P)H-dependent flavin oxidoreductase, protein MSDLRTLLGIEHPIFLGPYGGLSSVGLTAAVSDAGGFGQFGLYGYDGDRIRATGAELRAATERPFGVNIWLPTGDEVAPNPQHTIFAQALEPFYEAVGVDVPARPEQYLPSLDEQLEAIWEISPAVLSVVFGVPSAELVDEARRRGIRVVGTATTVAEAVALAEGGVDAIVATGMEAAGHRVSFLRPAEDSLVGTFALIPQVVDAVDVPVIAAGGIADRRGVAAALALGASGVQVGTAFLATEESATTDAHRAAIRATAADETVLTRAMSGRLARGARNRVVRAIEASGTIAPFPMQNWLTGRFRTAANQQGLGELQGLWMGQVAPLIRFDTAAEVFAELVAGVPGGR, encoded by the coding sequence ATGAGTGACCTTCGCACGCTGCTCGGGATCGAGCATCCGATCTTCCTCGGTCCGTACGGCGGGCTCTCCTCCGTCGGGCTGACCGCGGCCGTGAGCGACGCGGGCGGCTTCGGCCAGTTCGGCCTGTACGGCTACGACGGCGACCGCATCCGCGCGACCGGCGCCGAGCTGCGCGCCGCGACCGAGCGGCCGTTCGGGGTCAACATCTGGCTCCCCACCGGCGACGAGGTCGCGCCCAATCCGCAGCACACGATCTTCGCCCAGGCGCTGGAGCCGTTCTACGAGGCGGTCGGCGTCGACGTGCCCGCGCGGCCCGAGCAGTACCTGCCGTCGCTCGACGAGCAGCTCGAGGCGATCTGGGAGATCTCGCCGGCGGTGCTCAGCGTCGTGTTCGGCGTGCCGTCGGCCGAGCTTGTCGATGAGGCCCGTCGGCGCGGCATCCGCGTGGTGGGAACGGCGACCACGGTCGCCGAGGCCGTCGCGCTCGCGGAGGGCGGCGTCGACGCGATCGTCGCGACCGGGATGGAGGCCGCGGGGCACCGGGTCTCGTTCCTGCGTCCTGCCGAGGACTCGCTGGTCGGGACCTTCGCACTCATCCCGCAGGTCGTCGACGCGGTGGACGTGCCGGTGATCGCGGCGGGCGGCATCGCGGACCGGCGCGGCGTCGCGGCGGCCCTCGCACTCGGCGCTTCGGGCGTACAGGTCGGCACGGCGTTCCTGGCCACAGAGGAGTCCGCGACGACGGATGCGCACCGGGCGGCGATCCGCGCCACCGCCGCCGACGAGACCGTGCTCACCCGGGCGATGAGCGGTCGGCTCGCGCGCGGGGCACGCAACAGGGTAGTGCGCGCGATCGAGGCGAGCGGCACCATCGCGCCCTTCCCGATGCAGAACTGGCTGACCGGCCGCTTCCGGACCGCGGCCAATCAGCAGGGCCTCGGCGAGCTGCAGGGCCTCTGGATGGGGCAGGTCGCGCCGCTGATCCGCTTCGACACGGCGGCCGAGGTCTTCGCGGAGCTCGTGGCGGGGGTGCCCGGCGGGCGCTGA
- the purU gene encoding formyltetrahydrofolate deformylase, with protein sequence MSQPDTARLLIACDDQPGIVAAVAGVLARHGANIISLDQHSTDSEGGRFFQRTVIHLDGLAAARPALEADIAVVAERFGMEWSLHDVARRKRVAIFVSKYDHCLMELLWRTQRGQLDIDITMVVSNHPDLAESVRSFGVPFVHIPSGDKELMEQRQLELLQGNVDLVVLARYMQILTDDFIERLGAPVINIHHSFLPAFIGANPYARAKDRGVKLIGATAHYATADLDEGPIIEQDVTRVTHSESAAQLQSRGADVERQVLARAVQWHAEDRVIVHGKSTVIL encoded by the coding sequence ATGTCTCAGCCCGATACCGCCCGCCTCCTGATCGCCTGCGACGACCAGCCCGGCATCGTCGCAGCGGTGGCCGGCGTGCTCGCGCGGCACGGCGCGAACATCATCTCGCTCGACCAGCACTCGACGGACTCGGAGGGCGGGCGCTTCTTCCAGCGCACGGTGATCCACCTCGACGGACTCGCTGCCGCACGTCCTGCCCTGGAGGCCGACATCGCCGTGGTCGCCGAGCGCTTCGGCATGGAGTGGTCGCTCCACGACGTCGCCCGTCGCAAGCGCGTCGCGATCTTCGTCTCGAAGTACGACCACTGCCTGATGGAGCTGCTGTGGCGCACGCAGCGCGGGCAGCTCGACATCGACATCACGATGGTGGTCTCGAACCACCCGGACCTCGCCGAGTCGGTGCGCTCCTTCGGCGTGCCGTTCGTGCACATCCCCTCGGGCGACAAGGAGCTCATGGAGCAGCGCCAGCTCGAGCTGCTGCAGGGCAACGTCGACCTGGTCGTGCTCGCCCGCTACATGCAGATCCTCACCGACGACTTCATCGAGCGGCTCGGTGCTCCGGTCATCAACATCCACCACTCCTTCCTGCCTGCCTTCATCGGCGCCAACCCGTACGCGCGGGCGAAGGATCGCGGAGTGAAGCTGATCGGCGCGACCGCGCACTACGCGACGGCCGACCTCGACGAGGGACCCATCATCGAGCAGGACGTCACGCGCGTGACGCACTCGGAGTCCGCGGCTCAGCTGCAGAGCCGCGGCGCCGACGTCGAGCGCCAGGTGCTCGCCCGCGCCGTGCAGTGGCACGCCGAGGACCGCGTGATCGTGCACGGCAAGTCCACCGTCATCCTCTGA
- a CDS encoding glutaminase — translation MTTTSALLTQAVQELAGAPKEGLGEERESRWRGRRIVRVGEAWHLGALLLTETHALATAEVLRAADPGRRGYTAESARARAERRAEALRGGFAEGDVVHVGWSVIDVDAVDAGVASGPLALIDGVPSVRWSAAGGFMPLDAYLRERVPLLRGGVD, via the coding sequence GTGACGACGACGAGCGCACTTCTCACGCAGGCCGTGCAGGAGCTCGCCGGCGCGCCGAAGGAGGGGCTCGGTGAAGAGCGCGAGTCCCGCTGGCGCGGCCGGCGCATCGTGCGTGTCGGCGAGGCCTGGCACCTGGGCGCTCTGCTCCTGACCGAGACGCACGCCCTGGCGACCGCCGAGGTGCTGCGGGCGGCCGACCCCGGACGCCGTGGCTACACCGCCGAGTCGGCGCGGGCGCGGGCGGAGCGGCGGGCGGAGGCGCTGCGCGGCGGATTCGCCGAGGGCGATGTCGTGCACGTCGGCTGGAGCGTGATCGACGTGGACGCGGTGGATGCCGGAGTGGCATCAGGTCCGCTCGCGCTGATCGACGGAGTTCCCTCGGTGCGCTGGAGCGCCGCCGGCGGATTCATGCCGTTGGACGCATACCTGCGCGAACGGGTGCCCCTGCTGCGCGGAGGCGTCGACTAG
- a CDS encoding glutamine amidotransferase-related protein, whose protein sequence is MASLLYVCVRPETGAADAEHASFRRALGADVVDRLDLLQEPLDPARLRGYRGVVVGGSPFNVTDDAKSPVQRRVEANLEALAHSAIAGEIAVFFTCFSIGVVTRMLGGEVVTDRPESASAAVIDTTPEGAEDPIFGPSGRALTVFTAHKESAASTPPGAVLLATNEACPVQAYRVGTHLYAAQFHPEPTPRDFADRMTFYRTTGYFDPDEFDRVQGQVLAASVTEGAALLRRFAETFA, encoded by the coding sequence ATGGCCTCGCTTCTCTACGTGTGCGTGCGACCCGAGACCGGGGCGGCGGATGCCGAGCACGCCTCGTTCCGGCGGGCGCTCGGCGCCGACGTGGTCGACCGCCTCGATCTGCTCCAGGAGCCCCTCGACCCGGCGCGCCTGCGTGGCTACCGCGGCGTGGTCGTCGGCGGGTCCCCGTTCAACGTGACGGACGACGCGAAGTCTCCGGTGCAGCGGCGGGTCGAGGCGAATCTCGAGGCGCTCGCGCACTCGGCCATCGCCGGCGAGATCGCGGTGTTCTTCACCTGCTTCAGCATCGGCGTCGTCACACGGATGCTGGGCGGCGAGGTCGTCACGGACAGGCCCGAATCGGCCAGTGCCGCCGTCATCGACACCACTCCCGAAGGCGCGGAAGATCCGATCTTCGGGCCCAGCGGGCGAGCCCTGACCGTGTTCACGGCGCACAAGGAGAGCGCGGCGAGCACTCCGCCCGGAGCCGTGCTGCTGGCGACGAACGAGGCCTGCCCCGTGCAGGCGTACCGCGTCGGCACTCATCTGTACGCCGCGCAGTTCCATCCGGAGCCCACGCCGCGCGACTTCGCCGACCGCATGACGTTCTACCGCACGACCGGCTACTTCGACCCCGACGAGTTCGATCGGGTGCAGGGCCAGGTGCTCGCGGCATCCGTCACCGAGGGCGCAGCCCTGCTCCGCCGGTTCGCCGAGACCTTCGCCTAG
- a CDS encoding LysR family transcriptional regulator substrate-binding protein, translating to MAKQARRPGRGTGKPTPVRRNKAAPAERFPPPKPPRKTARTEQKVVFDAPSAESDEPRTFRLGVVPGATPGKWIDAWKQRMPRVPLELVPIEVAGQRTAIDDLDAALVRLPLTDSSLHIIPLYDEVPVVVAAADSHLMAVDELTATDLEGEVLIPLTDDVLGPLDLPGTRPATFAPLPTDEAIATAASGVGILIVPMSLARMHHRKDADHRRLVDGPLSTVALVWPRDRTTPDVDTFVGIVRGRTANSSR from the coding sequence ATGGCGAAGCAGGCACGACGACCCGGCCGCGGAACCGGCAAGCCGACGCCCGTGCGGCGGAACAAGGCCGCCCCCGCCGAGCGGTTCCCGCCGCCGAAGCCCCCGCGCAAGACCGCGAGGACGGAGCAGAAGGTCGTCTTCGACGCCCCGTCCGCCGAGTCCGATGAGCCGCGCACGTTCCGTCTCGGCGTCGTCCCCGGCGCGACGCCCGGCAAGTGGATCGACGCATGGAAGCAGCGGATGCCGCGGGTCCCGCTCGAGCTCGTCCCGATCGAGGTCGCCGGGCAGCGCACCGCGATCGACGACCTCGATGCGGCCCTCGTGCGGCTCCCCCTCACCGACTCGTCTCTGCACATCATCCCCCTCTACGACGAGGTCCCCGTCGTGGTCGCCGCCGCCGATTCGCACCTCATGGCCGTCGACGAGCTCACGGCGACCGATCTGGAGGGCGAGGTCCTGATCCCCCTGACCGACGACGTGCTCGGCCCGCTCGATCTTCCGGGCACCCGTCCGGCGACGTTCGCACCGCTGCCGACGGACGAGGCGATCGCCACCGCGGCATCCGGGGTCGGCATCCTGATCGTGCCGATGTCGCTGGCGCGCATGCACCACCGCAAGGATGCCGACCACCGGCGTCTGGTCGACGGCCCGCTGTCGACCGTGGCCCTGGTCTGGCCGCGCGATCGCACCACGCCGGATGTGGACACGTTCGTCGGGATCGTGCGCGGACGAACCGCGAATTCCTCCCGGTGA